One Psychrobacillus glaciei genomic region harbors:
- the purK gene encoding 5-(carboxyamino)imidazole ribonucleotide synthase, translating into MTKVIYPGQTIGIIGGGQLGRMMALAAKEAGFKIAVLEPTIDSPCGQVADIRIVAPYNDEAALEELAEVSDVITYEFENIDYTGLKRLTEIAYVPQGAELVKITQDRINEKKEIQASGVPIAKFVEASTFEELEQRIEEIGFPCVVKTARGGYDGKGQQIVRSKDHLNNAKVLFEHSACIAEAFVSFEKEISVIVQRNGAGQTYCLPIGENIHVNHILHETIVPARIDASLATKAIIAAETIANHLNLVGTLAVEMFVLENNEILINELAPRPHNSGHYSIEACSISQFHQHIRAICGWPLREPKLWTDSIMVNILGQHVIPLTNSISKYPNWSVHMYGKSEAKTNRKMGHVTILSTNIEETLKEIEQSKIWS; encoded by the coding sequence ATGACAAAAGTAATTTACCCAGGGCAAACAATCGGTATAATCGGTGGTGGCCAACTTGGACGAATGATGGCTTTAGCTGCAAAAGAAGCAGGATTCAAAATAGCGGTACTAGAGCCTACGATAGATTCTCCATGTGGGCAGGTTGCGGATATTCGCATTGTTGCACCTTATAACGATGAAGCCGCACTAGAAGAACTTGCAGAAGTAAGTGACGTAATCACATATGAATTTGAAAATATAGATTATACCGGATTGAAAAGACTAACGGAAATTGCTTATGTCCCTCAAGGTGCGGAATTAGTTAAAATTACGCAAGATCGAATAAATGAAAAAAAAGAAATTCAAGCTTCAGGTGTGCCAATTGCAAAATTTGTCGAAGCTAGTACTTTTGAGGAACTAGAACAACGTATAGAAGAAATTGGATTTCCTTGTGTTGTAAAAACTGCAAGAGGTGGATATGACGGTAAAGGCCAACAGATAGTCCGATCAAAGGATCACTTAAATAATGCAAAAGTTCTTTTCGAACATTCCGCCTGTATTGCAGAAGCATTTGTTTCATTCGAAAAGGAAATCTCTGTTATTGTCCAAAGAAACGGTGCTGGTCAAACATATTGTCTACCTATTGGAGAAAATATTCATGTGAACCATATTTTGCATGAAACGATAGTTCCAGCAAGAATTGATGCATCACTTGCTACAAAAGCAATAATAGCTGCAGAAACAATTGCAAACCATTTAAATCTAGTGGGTACACTAGCGGTAGAAATGTTCGTTCTAGAGAATAATGAAATCTTAATAAATGAATTGGCTCCTAGACCACATAATTCTGGACACTATTCAATTGAGGCTTGTAGTATCTCTCAATTTCATCAGCATATAAGAGCTATTTGTGGATGGCCACTTCGAGAACCGAAGTTATGGACTGACTCAATAATGGTTAACATACTAGGACAACATGTGATTCCTCTAACTAACTCTATTAGTAAATATCCAAACTGGTCTGTTCACATGTATGGCAAAAGTGAGGCAAAGACTAATCGCAAAATGGGACATGTAACAATACTTTCTACTAATATAGAAGAGACGTTAAAGGAAATCGAACAATCCAAAATTTGGTCATAA
- the purE gene encoding 5-(carboxyamino)imidazole ribonucleotide mutase, with amino-acid sequence MNVKIGVIMGSVSDWETMKHSCEILEELQIPYEKKVVSAHRTPDLMFEYAEQARMRGIQVIIAGAGGAAHLPGMVAAKTTLPVIGVPVQSKALNGLDSLLSIVQMPGGVPVATVAIGKAGATNAGLLAAQILSITDRDVEKRLENRREATKNSVLESNGELE; translated from the coding sequence ATGAACGTTAAAATTGGTGTAATTATGGGCAGTGTCAGTGATTGGGAAACGATGAAACACAGTTGCGAAATTCTTGAAGAACTTCAAATACCATATGAAAAAAAAGTAGTTTCTGCACATCGTACACCTGATTTAATGTTTGAATATGCAGAGCAAGCGAGAATGCGTGGGATTCAAGTAATCATTGCTGGAGCTGGCGGTGCTGCTCATCTACCAGGTATGGTTGCAGCTAAGACAACACTTCCAGTTATCGGTGTTCCTGTTCAATCAAAGGCACTTAATGGACTGGACTCCCTATTGTCGATCGTACAAATGCCAGGCGGAGTACCAGTTGCGACAGTGGCAATCGGGAAAGCTGGAGCAACGAATGCAGGTTTACTTGCTGCACAAATTCTTTCTATTACAGATAGAGATGTTGAAAAACGTCTTGAAAATAGAAGAGAAGCTACGAAAAATAGCGTTTTAGAGAGTAATGGTGAGTTAGAATGA
- a CDS encoding NETI motif-containing protein, translated as MKKETVWFEVEENETITDCMERMGKQGFQVAGRREEPLFAEVDGKPVPIRQIILLKGIKEVN; from the coding sequence ATGAAAAAAGAAACAGTTTGGTTTGAAGTAGAAGAAAATGAAACAATCACAGATTGTATGGAAAGAATGGGCAAACAAGGTTTTCAAGTTGCAGGTAGAAGAGAAGAACCTCTTTTTGCAGAAGTGGATGGAAAACCTGTGCCAATTAGACAAATAATCCTGTTAAAAGGTATTAAAGAAGTCAATTAA
- a CDS encoding DUF2179 domain-containing protein, translated as MVLIIFSINIVYVTFFTLRMILTLKGFRYIAAMISVVEVVIYIVGLGLVLDNLNEIQNLIAYALGYGTGVIIGMKIEEKMALGYIMVNVITTNVDTDLPTVLRNEGYGVTDWIAHGLDGNRVALQILTPRKYELKLYAKLKEIDPKVFIIAYEPKSIHGGFWVKSVRKGKLFS; from the coding sequence ATGGTTTTAATCATATTTTCGATTAATATTGTGTATGTTACTTTCTTTACATTACGTATGATCCTTACATTAAAGGGATTTCGTTATATTGCTGCCATGATAAGTGTAGTGGAGGTCGTTATTTACATAGTGGGTCTTGGTCTTGTTTTGGACAACTTAAATGAGATTCAAAATCTAATTGCATATGCGCTTGGTTATGGAACTGGCGTAATAATAGGAATGAAAATAGAAGAGAAGATGGCACTAGGTTATATTATGGTCAATGTTATAACAACCAATGTCGATACGGATCTGCCAACAGTATTAAGAAATGAAGGATATGGTGTGACGGATTGGATAGCCCACGGGTTAGATGGTAATAGAGTTGCGCTGCAAATACTAACACCACGAAAATATGAATTGAAATTATATGCAAAGTTAAAGGAAATTGACCCAAAAGTGTTTATCATTGCATACGAGCCGAAGTCAATTCATGGTGGTTTTTGGGTGAAGAGTGTAAGGAAAGGAAAGTTATTTTCATGA